A window of Natrinema versiforme contains these coding sequences:
- a CDS encoding GNAT family N-acetyltransferase, protein MSIDITQFDADDRIDREQWDDHVRTSRGGTLFHTFDMLELIERHASADLYPFIGYKGQEPVGVFPVFELSKGGISAAFSPPPRMGIPSMGPAPLNDGHLKRRKAERRLRRFVEGCLESIDERIGPRYSRVCTSVGVDDPRPFTWNEFDASPRHTYVLAIDRDPEDLKQSFSKSLRRYLDPDEDDAERFRIEERGTEAIEFIHEQVTARYEAQDRTYTVPLEFLLEAYETLPAGRLRPYVGAVDGDLASGILVFEGPSTIYYSAGGGKPDVDFPINDLLHWRIIRDARDRGIERYDLCGANTKRICTYKSKFNPDLATYYEVERGTPVMNAVSSLYRRLR, encoded by the coding sequence ATGAGCATCGATATCACTCAATTCGACGCCGACGACCGCATCGATCGCGAGCAGTGGGACGATCACGTCCGCACCTCTCGCGGCGGGACGCTGTTCCACACGTTCGATATGCTCGAACTCATCGAACGCCACGCGTCGGCCGACCTGTACCCGTTCATCGGCTACAAGGGACAGGAACCGGTCGGCGTGTTTCCGGTCTTCGAACTCAGCAAGGGCGGGATCTCCGCGGCCTTTTCCCCGCCGCCGCGGATGGGGATCCCGAGCATGGGACCGGCACCGCTCAACGACGGCCACCTGAAACGCCGGAAAGCCGAACGCCGGCTGCGGCGCTTCGTCGAGGGCTGTCTCGAGTCGATCGACGAGCGGATCGGGCCGCGGTACAGTCGCGTCTGCACTTCGGTCGGCGTCGACGACCCCCGGCCGTTCACGTGGAACGAGTTCGATGCGTCGCCCCGGCACACGTACGTCCTCGCCATCGACCGGGACCCCGAGGACCTCAAACAGTCGTTCTCCAAATCGCTGCGACGGTACCTCGACCCCGACGAGGACGACGCCGAACGCTTCCGGATCGAGGAACGCGGTACGGAGGCGATCGAGTTCATCCACGAGCAGGTCACCGCGAGATACGAGGCCCAAGACCGAACGTACACGGTCCCCCTCGAGTTCCTCCTCGAGGCCTACGAAACGCTGCCGGCGGGGCGGCTCAGACCGTACGTCGGGGCGGTCGATGGCGACCTCGCGAGCGGGATTCTCGTCTTCGAGGGGCCGTCGACGATCTACTACTCGGCGGGCGGCGGAAAACCGGACGTCGACTTCCCGATAAACGACCTCCTGCACTGGCGGATCATCCGCGACGCGCGGGACAGAGGCATCGAACGCTACGATCTCTGCGGCGCGAACACCAAACGAATCTGTACGTACAAATCGAAGTTCAATCCCGACCTCGCCACGTACTACGAGGTCGAACGGGGAACGCCCGTCATGAACGCCGTCTCGAGTCTCTACAGGCGGCTCCGGTAA
- a CDS encoding polysaccharide deacetylase family protein codes for MTSVPDDAAFALCLTHDVDRPYKTYQAPYYAVTERDPSQLRSLVTAERPYWQFDAIRTLEAELGVRSSFYFLNEKPLREKPPREWVRPEAWQLYAGRYDITDDEIVDAIRTLDRGGWEIGLHGSYDSYDDRDRLAAEKATLESILGHEIVGGRQHYLNVDRPRTWRYHREIGLRYDASLGSSDDYGFDGRYDVVRPFDDEFVVFPLTIMETALVENTPSIDRAWSECRRLLTEAAENDAVATVLWHPRYMNEAEFPGYRRLYRRLIEEALAMGAWVGPCGEYYDRLETVTANA; via the coding sequence GTGACCTCGGTCCCGGATGACGCCGCGTTCGCGCTGTGTCTGACCCACGACGTCGACCGGCCCTACAAGACCTACCAAGCGCCGTACTACGCGGTGACGGAGCGCGATCCGTCACAGCTGCGCTCGCTGGTGACGGCGGAGCGGCCGTACTGGCAGTTCGACGCGATACGCACCCTCGAGGCGGAGTTGGGCGTTCGGTCGTCGTTTTACTTCCTGAACGAGAAACCCCTCCGGGAGAAGCCGCCGCGGGAGTGGGTGCGACCCGAGGCGTGGCAACTCTACGCCGGCAGATACGACATCACCGACGACGAGATCGTCGACGCGATCCGGACGCTGGATCGCGGCGGCTGGGAGATCGGTCTCCACGGCTCCTACGACTCCTACGACGACCGCGACCGACTCGCCGCCGAGAAGGCGACGCTCGAGTCGATTCTGGGCCACGAGATCGTCGGCGGTCGCCAACACTACCTCAACGTGGATCGGCCGCGGACGTGGCGGTACCACCGCGAGATCGGACTGCGCTACGACGCGAGTCTCGGCTCGAGCGACGACTACGGGTTCGACGGCCGCTACGACGTCGTTCGGCCGTTTGACGACGAGTTCGTCGTCTTCCCGCTGACGATCATGGAGACGGCGTTGGTAGAGAACACCCCCTCGATCGACCGCGCGTGGTCCGAGTGCCGCCGACTCCTGACGGAAGCGGCGGAAAACGACGCCGTCGCGACCGTCCTCTGGCACCCCCGGTACATGAACGAGGCCGAGTTTCCCGGTTACCGGCGGCTCTACCGGCGGCTGATCGAGGAAGCGCTGGCGATGGGGGCGTGGGTCGGCCCCTGCGGCGAGTACTACGACCGACTCGAGACGGTGACTGCCAACGCATGA